A region of Mycolicibacterium brumae DNA encodes the following proteins:
- a CDS encoding N-acetylmuramoyl-L-alanine amidase — MPSPRPLLSAIAVTAVLLPWAVNGLPQERPRPSAADVSVVEQPLPEVAGGTTIREINRDQPFSMVALTGDDLTGTSAQFRARQSDGSWGQWYEADPLEADGGLARGTDPIFVGRTNAVQIKVTRPDDAPVTAPDTTARDDSLGYRPVNVEEPLNNLNAVLIDPPLAPADGFNLPTAAIIPGQPPAVISRAQWGADEGLLRCGSPTYDAGVRAAVVHHTAGSNDYSPEESAAIVRSIYAYHTVTLGWCDMAYNALVDKYGQVFEGRAGGLDRPVEGAHTGGFNLDTWGVAMLGDFETEAPTEIQLRNTGRLLGWRLALDHVDPNGTVRLTSAGGAHTFFPAGATPTLPTIFAHRDVGITECPGAVGYTKLAEIRQIAAHFDRPAPPRTLEDQLRGGAIYATWQNTGAGNGLLGMPTSPESAAAGDARYATFERGAVYWSPSTGAKPLTGAIYTAWATLGFERGLLGLPTSREIAEPQWIKQNFQHGTLNFDRETGTVTRVVDGVAQQLPHSDGAPPVQLERISRIS; from the coding sequence GTGCCGTCGCCCCGCCCGCTGCTCTCCGCGATTGCGGTGACCGCCGTGCTGCTGCCCTGGGCGGTCAACGGCCTGCCCCAGGAACGCCCCCGCCCGAGCGCCGCCGACGTCTCCGTCGTCGAGCAGCCGCTGCCCGAAGTGGCCGGCGGCACCACCATCCGGGAGATCAACCGGGACCAGCCGTTCTCCATGGTCGCCCTCACCGGCGACGACCTGACCGGCACCTCCGCGCAGTTCCGCGCCCGCCAATCCGACGGCAGCTGGGGCCAGTGGTACGAGGCGGACCCGCTGGAGGCCGACGGCGGCCTGGCGCGGGGCACCGACCCGATCTTCGTCGGGCGCACCAACGCCGTGCAGATCAAGGTCACCCGGCCCGACGACGCGCCGGTCACCGCGCCGGACACCACCGCCCGCGACGACAGCCTCGGCTACCGGCCGGTCAATGTCGAAGAGCCGCTGAACAACCTGAACGCGGTGCTCATCGATCCGCCGCTGGCCCCGGCCGACGGGTTCAACCTGCCGACCGCCGCGATCATCCCCGGTCAGCCGCCGGCGGTCATCAGCCGCGCGCAATGGGGCGCCGACGAGGGGCTGCTGCGCTGCGGCAGCCCGACCTACGACGCCGGGGTGCGCGCAGCCGTCGTGCACCACACCGCGGGCAGCAACGACTACTCGCCGGAGGAATCCGCGGCCATCGTCCGGTCGATCTACGCGTATCACACCGTCACCCTGGGCTGGTGCGACATGGCCTACAACGCGCTGGTCGACAAGTACGGCCAGGTGTTCGAGGGCCGCGCCGGCGGCCTGGACCGGCCCGTCGAGGGCGCGCACACCGGCGGGTTCAACCTGGACACCTGGGGCGTGGCGATGCTCGGCGACTTCGAGACCGAAGCGCCCACCGAGATCCAGCTGCGCAACACCGGCCGGCTGCTGGGCTGGCGGTTGGCGCTGGACCACGTCGACCCGAACGGCACCGTGCGGCTGACCTCCGCTGGCGGCGCGCACACCTTCTTCCCGGCCGGCGCCACGCCAACGCTGCCGACGATCTTCGCCCACCGCGACGTCGGGATCACCGAATGCCCGGGCGCGGTCGGCTACACCAAGCTCGCCGAGATCCGCCAGATCGCCGCGCATTTCGACCGGCCGGCGCCCCCGCGCACCCTGGAGGATCAGTTGCGCGGCGGCGCGATCTACGCCACCTGGCAGAACACCGGCGCCGGGAACGGGTTGCTCGGCATGCCGACCTCCCCGGAGTCCGCGGCGGCCGGCGACGCCCGCTACGCGACCTTCGAGCGCGGCGCGGTGTACTGGTCGCCGAGCACCGGCGCCAAGCCGCTGACCGGCGCGATCTACACCGCCTGGGCCACCCTCGGCTTCGAACGCGGCCTGCTGGGCCTGCCCACCAGCCGCGAGATCGCCGAACCGCAGTGGATCAAGCAGAACTTCCAGCACGGCACGCTGAACTTCGACCGGGAGACCGGAACCGTCACCCGCGTGGTCGACGGCGTCGCCCAGCAACTGCCGCACTCCGACGGCGCCCCGCCGGTCCAGCTCGAGCGCATCAGCCGGATCAGCTAG
- a CDS encoding histidine phosphatase family protein, whose protein sequence is MSTSGHGRLLLVRHGQSWANVERSLDTRPPGAELTPLGREQARAFALGRPQAPALLVHSVAVRAAQTAGEIATVAGMGAVVAEGVHEVQAGELEGRNDEPAHAEFARVYQHWHTGALDVAMPGGESGAQVLERFLPVVGELRSSYLEADGWAGDIVLVSHGAAIRLVAAALTGVDPGFAVDRHLANTEAVALAPVTDGRWSCLQWGPLTPPFGPDAPANTAPADPAPGDPMG, encoded by the coding sequence TCGAACGCAGTCTCGACACCCGCCCACCCGGCGCCGAACTGACCCCGCTGGGCCGCGAACAGGCCCGCGCCTTCGCCCTGGGCCGCCCGCAGGCGCCCGCGCTGCTGGTGCATTCGGTGGCCGTGCGCGCGGCGCAGACCGCCGGTGAGATCGCCACGGTGGCCGGGATGGGGGCCGTCGTCGCCGAGGGGGTCCACGAGGTGCAGGCCGGGGAGCTGGAGGGCCGCAACGACGAGCCGGCGCACGCCGAGTTCGCCCGCGTCTACCAGCATTGGCACACCGGCGCGCTGGACGTCGCGATGCCCGGTGGGGAGAGCGGCGCGCAGGTGCTGGAGCGTTTCCTGCCGGTGGTCGGCGAGTTGCGGTCGAGCTACCTGGAGGCCGACGGCTGGGCCGGCGACATCGTGCTGGTCAGCCACGGCGCGGCGATCCGGCTGGTGGCGGCCGCGCTGACCGGCGTCGACCCCGGGTTCGCGGTCGATCGGCACCTCGCCAACACCGAGGCGGTGGCGCTGGCGCCGGTTACCGACGGCCGGTGGAGCTGCCTGCAGTGGGGTCCGCTGACGCCGCCGTTCGGCCCGGACGCCCCGGCGAACACCGCGCCCGCCGACCCGGCGCCCGGCGACCCGATGGGCTGA
- a CDS encoding HAD family hydrolase, with translation MNTAPRLIATDVDGTLLDDDERVTARTREAVAAARDAGVRFVLATGRPPRWIAPVVDGLGFAPIAVCANGAVIYDPDQDRVLSVRTLSAEKLTELAGIVASVIPGAGLAVERIGASAHDVATPQFVSSPGYEHAWLNPDNTEVSVADLLSAPAIKLLIRDAGATSADMARALAPHLAGHGDLTYSTNNGLVEVVPLGVTKATGVAEVAAPYGVGVGEILAFGDMPNDVPMLSWSGHGVAMGNAHPEAKAAADEVTTRNTDDGLARVLERYFS, from the coding sequence GTGAACACCGCCCCGAGGCTGATCGCCACCGACGTCGACGGCACCCTGCTCGACGACGACGAGCGGGTCACCGCCCGGACCCGGGAGGCGGTGGCCGCCGCCCGCGACGCCGGTGTCCGATTCGTGCTGGCCACCGGCCGGCCGCCGCGCTGGATCGCCCCGGTGGTCGACGGGCTGGGCTTCGCCCCGATCGCGGTGTGCGCCAACGGCGCCGTCATCTACGACCCCGACCAGGACCGGGTGCTGTCGGTGCGCACGCTGTCGGCAGAGAAACTGACCGAACTGGCCGGCATCGTGGCGAGCGTGATCCCGGGCGCGGGGCTGGCGGTCGAGCGGATCGGGGCCAGCGCGCACGACGTCGCGACCCCGCAGTTCGTCAGCTCGCCGGGCTACGAGCACGCCTGGCTCAACCCCGACAACACCGAGGTGTCGGTCGCCGACCTGCTGTCGGCCCCGGCCATCAAACTGCTGATCCGCGACGCGGGCGCCACCAGCGCGGATATGGCGCGCGCGCTGGCCCCGCACCTGGCCGGGCACGGCGATCTGACCTACAGCACCAACAACGGGCTGGTCGAGGTGGTGCCGCTGGGCGTCACCAAGGCGACCGGGGTGGCCGAGGTGGCCGCGCCCTACGGCGTCGGCGTCGGGGAGATCCTGGCCTTCGGCGATATGCCCAACGACGTGCCGATGCTGTCCTGGTCGGGGCACGGGGTGGCGATGGGCAACGCCCACCCGGAGGCCAAGGCCGCCGCGGACGAGGTCACCACCCGCAACACCGACGACGGGCTGGCCCGGGTGCTGGAGCGGTATTTCAGCTGA
- a CDS encoding MBL fold metallo-hydrolase gives MQLTSVGHAGFLIQTKAGSILCDPWVNPAYFASWFVFPDNSRLDWDALGDCDYLYVSHLHKDHYDPANLAAHVNKDAVVLLPDYPVPDLRRELESLGFHNFFETRDSTKHTVSGPKGDLDVMIIALRSPADGPIGDSGLVVSDGETVLFNMNDARPIELDMVAEEFGDVDVHLLQYSGAIWYPMVYDMPARAKEAFGVQKRQRQMDRCRQYIAQVGATWVVPSAGPPCFLDPELRFLNDDHGDPANIFPDQVVFLEQLRANGHDGGLLMIPGSAAEFQGAQLLSLNHPLPDDEVEEIFTTGKADYIEAYAQRMAPVLAAEKAAWAPADGPSLLEPLRELFEPVMVQSDQICDGIGYPVELRLGRETVVLDFPKRIVREPIPDEKFRYGFAIAPELVRTVLRDNEPDWVNTIFLSTRFKAWRVGGYNEYLYTFFKCLTDERVAYADGWFAEAHDDSASITKDGWEIQRRCPHLLADLSKFGIVEGKTLTCNLHGWQWNLENGRCLTSKGHELRSRKL, from the coding sequence GTGCAGCTCACCAGTGTCGGCCACGCCGGCTTCCTGATCCAGACCAAGGCGGGCAGCATCCTGTGCGACCCGTGGGTCAACCCCGCGTACTTCGCGTCCTGGTTCGTCTTCCCGGACAACTCACGCTTGGATTGGGACGCCCTGGGCGATTGCGACTACCTGTACGTGTCGCACCTGCACAAGGACCACTACGACCCGGCGAACCTGGCCGCGCACGTCAACAAGGACGCCGTGGTGCTGCTGCCGGACTACCCGGTGCCGGACCTGCGCCGCGAGCTGGAGTCGCTGGGCTTCCACAACTTCTTCGAGACCCGGGACTCGACCAAGCACACCGTCAGCGGACCCAAGGGCGACCTGGATGTGATGATCATCGCGCTGCGGTCCCCGGCCGACGGCCCGATCGGCGACTCCGGGCTGGTGGTGTCCGACGGCGAGACGGTGCTGTTCAACATGAACGACGCCCGCCCGATCGAGCTGGACATGGTCGCCGAGGAGTTCGGCGACGTCGACGTGCACCTGCTGCAGTACTCCGGCGCCATCTGGTACCCGATGGTCTACGACATGCCCGCCCGGGCCAAGGAAGCGTTCGGGGTGCAGAAGCGCCAGCGCCAGATGGACCGCTGCCGCCAGTACATCGCGCAGGTTGGAGCGACCTGGGTGGTGCCGTCCGCGGGGCCGCCGTGCTTCCTGGACCCGGAGTTGCGGTTCCTCAACGACGACCACGGCGACCCGGCGAACATCTTCCCCGACCAGGTGGTGTTCCTGGAGCAGCTGCGCGCCAACGGGCACGACGGCGGCCTGCTGATGATCCCCGGCAGCGCCGCCGAATTCCAAGGCGCACAGCTGCTTTCGCTGAACCACCCGCTGCCCGACGATGAGGTCGAGGAGATCTTCACCACCGGCAAGGCGGACTACATCGAGGCCTACGCGCAGCGGATGGCGCCGGTGCTGGCGGCGGAGAAGGCGGCCTGGGCGCCGGCCGACGGACCGTCTCTGCTGGAGCCACTGCGCGAGTTGTTCGAGCCGGTGATGGTCCAGTCCGATCAGATCTGCGACGGCATCGGCTACCCGGTGGAGCTGCGGCTGGGCCGCGAGACGGTGGTGCTCGACTTCCCGAAACGCATTGTCCGCGAGCCGATTCCGGACGAGAAGTTCCGGTACGGGTTCGCGATCGCCCCGGAGCTGGTGCGCACCGTGCTGCGGGACAACGAACCGGACTGGGTGAACACCATTTTTCTGTCCACCCGGTTCAAGGCCTGGCGGGTCGGTGGTTACAACGAGTACCTGTACACCTTCTTCAAATGCCTCACCGACGAGCGGGTCGCCTACGCCGACGGCTGGTTCGCCGAGGCGCACGACGATTCCGCGTCAATCACCAAGGACGGCTGGGAGATTCAGCGTCGCTGCCCGCACCTGCTGGCCGACCTGTCCAAGTTCGGCATCGTCGAGGGCAAGACGCTGACCTGCAACCTGCACGGCTGGCAGTGGAATCTGGAGAACGGCCGCTGCCTGACCTCCAAGGGCCACGAGCTGCGCTCCCGCAAGCTGTAG
- a CDS encoding lysophospholipid acyltransferase family protein, translated as MEPVYGTIIQLARLTWKVQGLNFTVTGVENLPDSGGGVVAINHTSYFDFTFAGLPFYLKDPKRKVRFMAKQEVFDNKITGPLMRGCKHIPVDRASGAESFAEAVRRLKEGELVGVYPEATISRSFELKEFKSGAARMAIEAQVPILPHIVWGAQRIWTKDHPKKMWRPKVPISIAVGEPIQPNLPAHELTMVLHSRMQHLLEQVQDAYGPYPPGAWWAPHRLGGGAPTPAEAARLDAEELARRAAAREAKSAERPDPR; from the coding sequence GTGGAACCCGTATACGGCACGATCATCCAGTTGGCCCGGCTGACCTGGAAGGTCCAGGGCCTGAACTTCACCGTCACCGGAGTGGAGAACCTGCCCGATTCCGGTGGCGGGGTGGTCGCGATCAACCACACCAGCTATTTCGACTTCACCTTCGCGGGGCTGCCGTTCTATCTCAAGGACCCCAAGCGCAAGGTCCGCTTCATGGCCAAGCAGGAGGTGTTCGACAACAAGATCACCGGCCCCCTGATGCGGGGCTGCAAGCACATCCCGGTGGACCGCGCCTCCGGCGCGGAGTCGTTCGCCGAGGCGGTGCGCCGGCTGAAGGAGGGCGAACTCGTCGGCGTCTACCCGGAAGCCACCATCAGCCGCAGCTTCGAGCTCAAGGAATTCAAATCCGGCGCCGCGCGGATGGCGATCGAAGCCCAGGTGCCGATCCTGCCGCACATCGTCTGGGGCGCCCAGCGGATCTGGACCAAGGACCACCCGAAGAAGATGTGGCGGCCGAAGGTGCCGATCTCGATCGCCGTCGGCGAGCCGATCCAGCCGAACCTGCCCGCGCACGAACTCACCATGGTGCTGCACTCCCGGATGCAGCACCTGCTGGAACAGGTGCAGGACGCCTACGGACCGTATCCGCCCGGTGCGTGGTGGGCCCCGCACCGGCTCGGTGGCGGGGCGCCCACCCCCGCCGAGGCCGCCCGTCTGGACGCCGAGGAATTGGCGCGCCGTGCCGCGGCCCGGGAAGCGAAATCGGCGGAACGCCCTGACCCCCGGTAG
- a CDS encoding SRPBCC family protein, whose protein sequence is MVELNFERRIAAAPERVFAWLTDPANLAAAPMTLRAGWAKNSPPPGVGAVRQVVAAGLWVREEITGYDPPHRYSYRIIRSVPALGHHGGTVRVTPAGDGAHVDWSTAYNIPAWAGGGAMNALTAPLLRWNLGSVLAACARELER, encoded by the coding sequence ATGGTCGAGCTGAACTTCGAACGGAGGATCGCCGCCGCCCCGGAGCGGGTGTTCGCCTGGCTGACCGATCCGGCGAATCTGGCGGCCGCGCCGATGACGCTGCGGGCCGGGTGGGCGAAGAATTCGCCGCCGCCGGGCGTCGGCGCGGTGCGCCAGGTGGTGGCCGCTGGCCTGTGGGTGCGCGAGGAGATCACTGGATACGACCCGCCGCATCGCTACTCCTACCGGATCATCCGATCCGTGCCGGCGCTCGGCCACCACGGCGGGACGGTCCGCGTGACTCCGGCCGGCGACGGCGCGCATGTCGACTGGTCCACCGCGTACAACATCCCGGCCTGGGCCGGCGGCGGCGCGATGAACGCCCTGACCGCGCCGCTGCTGCGCTGGAATCTCGGCTCGGTGCTCGCCGCGTGCGCCCGTGAGCTGGAGCGCTGA
- a CDS encoding septum formation family protein, producing MPDDADEAADVSTDDDTTVEDAAADPALDAAEDADPDADDSDPAGETDAEAGEDADAESDLEDPDADEPVVLDSAAPKKAKKNRGSLQATSTRRALALTALGALLIAGLVTVLPLAGDSSPLGGLAKNAVNPVASRATETFDNAKAGDCLTWDSTPDQSTVVDCAEDHLFEVAEAIDMKTFPGSEYAPGAPAPSPTRIQQIVSEQCQVGVRNYLGARYDPDGRFTVSMLWPGEEHWKSGERRMLCGLQLPGASGQQAFRGRIAETDQSKVWSPGTCLGIAPTTNQPTDTPVDCAEAHAEEITGVVNLAEKFPGGLPSDEDQDTFIKEQCADLTEAYLDPVAFRATTLTLFYKTIGLPSWTAGSRQVACRIGATLGNGGWATLVNTAKGPLLINGQPPVPPPDIPAERLNMPAVTVPTTPSYTPQYVPQYTPQYDDSSQSQSNSNSNSNSDSSSSSSDQSSDDSSSDTGDRPEQHGNTFNPGAPGPPAEPAAPAAPEPAAPAAPGPAPGGAPPGPVVP from the coding sequence GTGCCCGACGACGCCGACGAGGCCGCCGACGTGTCGACGGACGACGACACCACCGTCGAGGACGCCGCTGCGGACCCTGCGCTCGACGCCGCGGAGGACGCGGACCCCGACGCCGACGACAGCGACCCCGCCGGCGAGACCGACGCGGAGGCCGGCGAGGACGCGGACGCGGAGTCCGACCTTGAGGATCCCGACGCGGACGAGCCCGTCGTGCTGGACTCCGCGGCGCCGAAGAAGGCCAAGAAGAACCGTGGCTCCCTGCAGGCCACCTCGACCCGGCGGGCGCTGGCGCTGACCGCGTTGGGCGCGTTGCTGATCGCGGGTCTGGTGACCGTGCTGCCGTTGGCCGGGGACAGCAGCCCACTGGGCGGCCTGGCCAAGAACGCGGTCAACCCGGTCGCGTCGCGGGCCACCGAGACCTTCGACAACGCCAAGGCCGGCGACTGCCTGACCTGGGACTCCACCCCGGACCAGTCGACGGTTGTGGACTGCGCCGAGGACCACCTGTTCGAGGTGGCCGAGGCCATCGACATGAAGACCTTCCCCGGTTCGGAGTACGCCCCCGGCGCCCCGGCGCCGTCGCCGACCCGGATCCAGCAGATCGTCTCCGAGCAGTGCCAGGTCGGTGTGCGCAATTACCTGGGCGCCCGCTACGACCCGGACGGCCGGTTCACCGTGAGCATGCTGTGGCCCGGCGAGGAGCACTGGAAGAGCGGCGAACGCCGGATGCTGTGCGGCCTGCAACTGCCCGGCGCGAGCGGCCAGCAGGCGTTCCGCGGCCGGATCGCCGAGACCGACCAGTCCAAGGTGTGGTCACCCGGCACCTGCTTGGGCATCGCGCCCACCACCAATCAGCCGACCGACACCCCGGTGGACTGCGCCGAGGCGCACGCCGAGGAGATCACCGGGGTGGTGAACCTGGCGGAGAAGTTCCCCGGCGGCCTGCCCAGCGACGAGGACCAGGACACCTTCATCAAGGAGCAGTGCGCCGATCTGACCGAGGCGTACCTGGACCCGGTGGCGTTCCGCGCGACCACGTTGACGCTGTTCTACAAGACCATCGGATTGCCCAGCTGGACCGCGGGCAGCCGGCAGGTGGCCTGCCGGATCGGGGCCACCCTCGGCAACGGCGGCTGGGCCACCCTGGTCAACACCGCCAAGGGCCCGCTGCTGATCAACGGTCAGCCACCGGTGCCGCCGCCGGACATTCCGGCCGAACGGCTGAACATGCCGGCGGTGACCGTGCCGACGACGCCGAGCTACACCCCGCAGTACGTGCCGCAGTACACCCCGCAGTACGACGACTCCTCGCAGTCGCAGTCCAACAGCAATAGCAACTCGAACAGCGACTCGAGCTCCAGCAGCAGCGACCAGTCCTCGGACGATTCGTCGTCGGACACCGGGGACCGGCCGGAGCAGCACGGCAACACCTTCAACCCGGGCGCTCCCGGCCCGCCGGCCGAACCCGCTGCGCCGGCCGCTCCCGAGCCGGCTGCCCCCGCCGCGCCAGGTCCGGCGCCGGGCGGCGCCCCACCCGGGCCCGTCGTCCCCTAG
- a CDS encoding metallopeptidase family protein, with translation MPVRMTARRFEELVGDALDLIPPKLAGAIDNVVVLVADRNPDEPDLLGLYEGVALTERDTHYAGSLPDTITIYRGALLRMCDSEEEVVEEVVITVIHEIAHHFGIDDDRLHELGWG, from the coding sequence ATGCCGGTGCGGATGACCGCGCGGCGGTTCGAAGAACTCGTCGGCGACGCGTTGGATCTCATTCCGCCGAAGCTGGCCGGCGCGATCGACAATGTGGTGGTGCTGGTCGCCGACCGCAACCCCGACGAACCCGATCTGCTGGGGCTCTACGAGGGCGTTGCGCTGACCGAACGGGACACCCACTATGCGGGGTCGCTGCCGGACACCATCACCATCTACCGCGGGGCGTTGCTGCGGATGTGCGACTCCGAGGAGGAGGTCGTCGAGGAGGTCGTGATCACCGTGATCCACGAGATCGCGCACCACTTCGGCATCGACGACGACCGCCTGCACGAACTCGGCTGGGGCTGA
- the serS gene encoding serine--tRNA ligase: MIDLKVLREDPERVRRSQISRGEDPALVDVLLSADAERRAAIASADTLRAEQKTVSAQVKAATPEDRPAVLARAKDLAAQVKASEAARDEAEAAFNAAHLAIGNVIVDGVPAGGEDDFAVLDTVGTPPSLESPKDHLDLGESLGLLDMERGAKVSGSRFYFLTGRGALLQLGLLQLAVRMATEAGFTLMIPPVLVKPEVMGGTGFLGAHADEIYHLPDDDLYLVGTSEVPLAGYHAKEILDLSDGPLRYAGWSSCFRREAGSYGKDTRGIIRVHQFDKVEAFVYCKPEDAEAEHQRLLGWQRQMLAAIEVPYRVIDVAAGDLGSSAARKFDCEAWVPTQGAYRELTSTSNCTTFQARRLGTRYRDQNGKPQTAATLNGTLATTRWLVAILENHQQPDGTVRVPAALVPYVGTEVLG; encoded by the coding sequence GTGATCGACCTCAAAGTTCTTCGCGAAGATCCCGAGCGCGTCCGCCGGTCCCAGATCAGCCGCGGGGAGGACCCCGCGCTGGTCGACGTGCTGCTGTCCGCCGACGCCGAACGCCGCGCCGCGATCGCGTCCGCGGACACGCTGCGCGCCGAACAGAAGACCGTCAGCGCGCAGGTCAAAGCGGCCACCCCGGAGGACCGACCCGCCGTGCTGGCCCGCGCGAAGGACCTCGCCGCGCAGGTCAAAGCCTCCGAGGCGGCTCGCGACGAGGCCGAGGCCGCGTTCAACGCGGCGCACCTGGCGATCGGCAACGTCATCGTCGACGGCGTCCCGGCCGGCGGTGAGGACGACTTCGCAGTGCTCGACACCGTCGGGACGCCACCGTCGCTGGAAAGCCCCAAGGACCACCTGGACCTGGGCGAGTCGCTCGGATTGCTGGACATGGAACGCGGCGCGAAGGTGTCCGGGTCGCGGTTCTACTTCCTGACCGGCCGCGGCGCGCTCCTGCAGCTCGGGCTGCTGCAACTGGCGGTGCGGATGGCCACCGAGGCGGGCTTCACCCTGATGATCCCGCCGGTGCTGGTCAAGCCGGAGGTGATGGGCGGCACCGGGTTCCTGGGCGCGCACGCCGACGAGATCTACCACCTGCCCGACGACGACCTGTACCTGGTCGGAACTTCCGAGGTGCCGCTGGCCGGCTACCACGCCAAGGAGATCCTGGACCTGTCCGACGGCCCGCTGCGCTACGCCGGCTGGTCGTCGTGCTTCCGCCGGGAGGCCGGCAGCTACGGCAAGGACACCCGCGGCATCATCCGGGTGCACCAGTTCGACAAGGTCGAGGCGTTCGTCTACTGTAAGCCGGAGGACGCCGAGGCCGAACACCAGCGGCTGCTGGGCTGGCAGCGGCAGATGCTCGCCGCCATCGAGGTGCCCTACCGGGTGATCGACGTCGCCGCCGGCGACCTGGGCTCCTCGGCCGCCCGCAAGTTCGACTGCGAAGCCTGGGTGCCGACGCAGGGCGCCTACCGGGAGCTGACCTCGACCTCGAACTGCACCACGTTCCAGGCCCGCCGGCTGGGCACCCGCTACCGCGACCAGAACGGCAAGCCGCAGACCGCCGCCACCCTCAACGGCACGCTGGCCACCACGCGCTGGCTGGTGGCGATCCTGGAGAATCACCAGCAGCCCGACGGCACGGTGCGGGTGCCGGCCGCGCTGGTCCCCTACGTCGGCACGGAAGTGCTCGGATGA
- a CDS encoding DUF5718 family protein, which yields MFELDVEELRSWAGFGVAGNFAGHLEQAGEAVDFVNVASEGVAPKGIFPWYLPGHPGLLGEFPLSNTELRMPEPNADGSPVNLQIEPEVALAARVIWDGDTVAELEPFALGAFNDCSIRRPGAPKISDKKNWGPASKGVARYFFEVSDLSPAGPTSRLRLECLLIGDDGQPHAYGVNSGLQEYSYFGDRLLDWIVDRLANQKGSPETPLEDVGALLVAAGRPEKVLIGIGATRYTELGASTFLKPGDTAMVRVYSEQESATSTLKQAVR from the coding sequence ATGTTCGAACTGGACGTCGAGGAACTGCGCAGCTGGGCGGGGTTCGGCGTGGCCGGCAACTTCGCCGGACACCTGGAGCAGGCCGGGGAGGCCGTCGACTTCGTCAACGTCGCCTCCGAGGGCGTCGCGCCGAAGGGCATCTTCCCGTGGTACCTGCCCGGGCATCCCGGGCTGCTCGGAGAGTTCCCGCTGTCGAACACCGAGCTGCGGATGCCCGAACCCAACGCCGACGGGTCTCCGGTGAACCTGCAGATCGAGCCCGAGGTGGCGCTGGCCGCCCGGGTGATCTGGGACGGCGACACCGTCGCGGAGCTGGAGCCGTTCGCCCTCGGCGCGTTCAACGACTGCTCCATCCGCCGCCCCGGCGCGCCGAAGATCAGTGACAAGAAGAACTGGGGCCCGGCCTCCAAGGGCGTGGCGCGGTACTTCTTCGAGGTCTCCGACCTGTCCCCGGCCGGGCCGACGTCGCGGCTGCGGCTGGAATGCCTGCTGATCGGCGACGACGGACAACCGCACGCCTACGGGGTGAACAGCGGACTGCAGGAATACTCGTACTTCGGCGACCGGCTCTTGGACTGGATCGTGGACCGGCTGGCCAACCAGAAGGGCTCCCCGGAGACCCCGCTGGAGGACGTCGGCGCGCTGCTGGTCGCCGCCGGGCGCCCGGAGAAGGTGCTGATCGGGATCGGCGCGACCCGCTACACCGAGCTGGGGGCGAGCACCTTCCTCAAGCCCGGGGACACCGCGATGGTGCGGGTGTACTCCGAGCAGGAGTCCGCGACGTCGACCCTGAAGCAGGCCGTGCGCTGA
- a CDS encoding lysophospholipid acyltransferase family protein — translation MEPFYRTLEVACRAALRVNGDRLTVVGVENIPATGGAVVAINHTSYVDWMPAGLAMTSIRRRLRFMIKAEVGDIRAGAFVIRHTKLIPVDRSRGGQAYAEAVRELRAGELVAVYPEATISRSFELKEFKSGAARMALEANVPIVPMIVWGAHRIWTKGHPRRIGHRKIPLSVAVGPPLNPVGTVRELDDRLHDEMSALLDSVQRGYPHPAGAPWVPARLGGSAPTPEQARALDAAEAAERAARRQRQEGAQ, via the coding sequence ATGGAACCGTTCTACCGAACGCTGGAGGTGGCCTGCCGGGCGGCGTTGCGGGTCAACGGCGACCGGCTGACCGTCGTCGGCGTCGAGAACATCCCGGCCACCGGCGGGGCGGTGGTCGCGATCAACCACACCAGTTACGTCGACTGGATGCCGGCCGGACTGGCGATGACCTCGATCCGGCGGCGGTTGCGGTTCATGATCAAGGCCGAGGTCGGCGACATCCGCGCGGGCGCCTTCGTGATCCGACACACCAAGCTCATCCCGGTGGACCGCAGCCGCGGCGGGCAGGCCTACGCCGAGGCGGTGCGAGAGCTGCGCGCCGGTGAGCTGGTCGCGGTGTACCCCGAGGCGACCATCAGCCGCAGCTTCGAGCTCAAGGAGTTCAAAAGCGGCGCCGCCCGGATGGCGTTGGAGGCCAACGTGCCGATCGTCCCGATGATCGTCTGGGGCGCGCACCGAATCTGGACCAAGGGCCACCCGCGTCGGATCGGCCACCGCAAGATCCCGCTGTCGGTCGCGGTCGGACCGCCGTTGAACCCGGTCGGAACAGTTCGTGAACTCGACGACCGGCTGCACGACGAGATGTCGGCGCTGCTGGATAGTGTGCAACGCGGCTACCCGCACCCCGCGGGCGCGCCCTGGGTGCCCGCGCGCCTCGGCGGGTCCGCCCCGACGCCGGAGCAAGCCCGGGCGCTGGACGCCGCTGAGGCGGCCGAACGCGCCGCTCGACGACAACGCCAGGAAGGCGCGCAGTGA